ACAACAGGGTAAACCAATCTCGATATTCTATCGCGTTTTTCTGCCATCCTAATCATGATACAGAAATTGCTTGTCTTGAAAGTTGTCAAAAAGAAAATCCACCTATGTATCCTCCTATTTTAGCGGGAGAATATCTTTTAAGTCGTTTACAAGCAACATATTAAATTCAATGAAAACCTATGACTGGATTGTGGTTGGTGGTGGCATTACAGGTGCTACACTTAGTTATGAACTAGTGCAGAAAGGCTTTAGGGTGTTGTTGTTAGAAAAAGACGCGACGCCAGATAATGCCACGCGCTATAGTTATGGTGGACTTGCTTATTGGTCGGGGACTACAGCCTTAACTCGCCAATTGTGTACAGAAGCGATCGCCCGTTATCAAATTTTAGCTCAAGAGTTAGACGCTGATATTGAATTTCGCGAATTAGACTTATTACTCACTATATCCGCTGATAGTAATCCCGAAAATACTGCTGCATCCTACATCCATTGTGCCATTCCACCCCGCCTAATCAGTGTACAACAAGCTTGTGAGTTAGAGCCGCTATTAAATCAGGATGCGATCGCAGGTGCTTTAATTGTAAAACACGGTCATATCCACCCACAAAAAACAGCACAAGCTTATATTCAAGCTTTTTTACGTGCTGGTGGTGAAATGCATATCACCAAAGCATTAGAATTAACTCCCCTCCTCGCTTCCGGGGTGGGGTTTAGCGCTATAAATACAACTACCCAAACCTATCAAAGTGCTAACATTGTCATCTGTGCCGGTGGACTCAGCCGACAATTATTAAAATCAGCGGGTATTCCTATCAATTTATATTTTACCCACGCAGAAATTATTGAAACTCCATCCGTTGATTTGCGGTTACACACTTTAGTTACATCAGCCAATTTGCAAAGGTTTCAACTAGAATCTAAATCAACTCAAGTTGATAAGTTATGGGATGAAATCGGTAATGAAATCATACCACCAATTTTAGATGCCGGTGCGATTCAGTTTCAAAATGGTAGTTTGCGCTTAGGTCAAATTAGCCGCGCTCTGACCGACCCAAATGCTGAAATTAATCCCAATCAAAGTGAAGCTTGGTTGCGTCAAAGTGTGGGGAAATTTTTACCAGCTTTGGCAAATTTACCAGGAAATTGGCATCATTGTTTAGTGGCGTTTAGTAGTGACAACCTCCCTTTAATTGGTGCTATTCCCGGATTTGATGGTATTCATGTTTTCTCTGGATTTAGCAATCCTTTAGTTATTATACCACCCTTAGCACAACGCTTTGCTAACTTTGCAACTGGCAAGGAAGATCCAATTATTTCTCAGCTATCTCCATCTCGGTTTAAATAATCTTTTAACAAGTAAAAAAATGTTGGTAACAGATTGATATATTTGTAGGGGCGCAAGGCCTTGCGCCCCCTCCCCACGTGCGCTTAGGGGTTCCGAGGATTAATTTCGACTGTTATTGAATGTGATTTCTTCTACGTTAATATCAATTGTATCTCCAGAAATTAGCTCTGCTGCTTCTTGCAAAAGTTCATCTTGTTCCTTTTGAATCACCTTTAAGCGATGGGAAATTTCTGCTAATCTTTGCTGTTTACCTTGATAAATTGTCGGTGAGATTATAGATATTAAATTTTTGTCATTATCAGATTGTTTAGCAAAATTAATTTTTTGAACAGCAAATCTTCCCAGATTGGTCAAAATAACCGTCATTAAAGCCTGCAGTAATTTTAAGGGAAATTTAAGTATTGACCAACTAGCGGTTTCAATTAAACGTATAATCGCTTTAATGATGCTCCAAACTAGAGCAAGCATAAAAAGCAAAATTACACAACTGATAATTGGGTGATTAGCTGCCCAACCTAGGATTTGAAATAGCTTTAAAAATATTGGGTGTTGTGTCAGCCAATCATTTATCGAAGAAGCGAGCGCTGTTTTAACGGCTACAGATGTGGTATTTTTGACTTGCTCTGCTGTTTGCAAACCTTGTTCTAACGAGCCTTTAGCTTGCTCAAGGGTTGTTGTGGCTGTATCAATTACCCTATCGGTAGCTTGAGTAGCTGTTTCCTTTAAAGACTCACCAACTTGCTGTGCTGAGTTGGTCAGAGAATGAACCCTTTCGTTAACAAAGCCTTTGACTTTTTGAAAGTGTTGAAGAACTCCTTCAGACAAATGTAAATCTATTTGAGGTGTCATATAACATTTCACCGATGCTGAAATCTAACCCGCAATCCATCTTTAGGGTGATTGGTGGGAATTTGCACTGGATCTAAACTTTGATTCGGCAATATTTCCCAATCATAGCTGCATAAAAGATGGGCTGCAACAATTTTCATTTCCATTTTCGCAAAAGCGATCCCAATACACACCCGTAGTCCTCCACCAAAGCCAATTATACCAATTCAAACAATCTTTGCAACACATCAATAATCTGTAGGGGCGCAAGGCCTTGCGCCCCTACCCTATCTGTCCCATTCTTTTGTTTAATTGCTATTACTCCCTTCCCGCTAGAAGATTACCGTTCGCGGAGCGTCCCGTAGGGAAATAATTTTTAGCTCACGCAAAGGCGCATTCGCGGAGCGTCTCGCAGAGAAGGCGCAAAGGCGCATTCGCGGAGCGTCTGTCTTCAACACGCTACGCGAACGCAGAGAAGATCTTCAACCCACGGAGGTGGGTTTTGTCTGTGTAGCCGCGATTTCTAATCGCCAGGGCTTTTCAAACATCCTCTTAGACCGGGAAGGGAGTAAATAAAATTAAGTATTAAGCAACACGATGACCTTGGCAGATAGTTGTATTTAATCGGGGTACGATACCATCATCATGAATAGTGATCAAATCCGCTCTTTTTCCTACCTCTAGACTACCGCGATCTGGGAAAATATCAATGGCTTTTGCTGGATTACTCGTAGCTAATTGCATAGCTTCGTAAATAGGCTTGCCAGTTTTATTGGCTATGATAAAGATTGATTGTAATAGACTTTGAGGAACATAATCAGAAGAAATCACGTCCACTAAATTGTGCAATACAAGCTCCATCGCCGAAACATTACCAGAGTGAGAACCCCCAAGGACTAAATTAGGCGCACCCATCAAAACTTGTAATCCGCAGTTGTGCGCGGCTTTTGCAGCTTCTAAGGTGGTGGGAAACTCAGATAGCACTACGCCATCTTGTACCGCTTCCTGAACATGTTCCAGTGTAGCATCATCATGACTTGCTAAGGAAATACCTTTGGCTTTGCTGAGTTCTACTAGATCTCTACGGTTTTTCTGTGCATATATTTCTTGTTGTTGCTGACGAGTCAGGATAAATTCTGCCATTTGTTCGGAAGTAACACCGTGTTTGCCCATGTAATATTCTTTAAACTTATCTAAGCGGACAAACTGTCGTTGACCGGGGGTATGATCCATCAACGAAATCATTGATAATAGTGGATGATCGGCATATTGTGTAGTAATCTCAAAAACTTTTTCATATGCCAATTCACAGCGTAGATGAATGCGATGTTCCACACAAAAGCTACCGGCGGCTTGTCTTTGAGAAATGATATCAATCATCGACCCAAACTTA
The Gloeotrichia echinulata CP02 DNA segment above includes these coding regions:
- a CDS encoding FAD-binding oxidoreductase; translation: MKTYDWIVVGGGITGATLSYELVQKGFRVLLLEKDATPDNATRYSYGGLAYWSGTTALTRQLCTEAIARYQILAQELDADIEFRELDLLLTISADSNPENTAASYIHCAIPPRLISVQQACELEPLLNQDAIAGALIVKHGHIHPQKTAQAYIQAFLRAGGEMHITKALELTPLLASGVGFSAINTTTQTYQSANIVICAGGLSRQLLKSAGIPINLYFTHAEIIETPSVDLRLHTLVTSANLQRFQLESKSTQVDKLWDEIGNEIIPPILDAGAIQFQNGSLRLGQISRALTDPNAEINPNQSEAWLRQSVGKFLPALANLPGNWHHCLVAFSSDNLPLIGAIPGFDGIHVFSGFSNPLVIIPPLAQRFANFATGKEDPIISQLSPSRFK
- a CDS encoding cytochrome P450, coding for MCIGIAFAKMEMKIVAAHLLCSYDWEILPNQSLDPVQIPTNHPKDGLRVRFQHR
- the phnM gene encoding phosphonate metabolism protein PhnM produces the protein MNEQIYTNYRLQLPDQELLGTLVVRDGLIADIQPGVVSHGQNGEGDYLLPGLIELHTDNLERCMSPRPGINWPIDAAAVYHDRDFASAGVTTVCDAIAIGDVATGSPRLTKFGSMIDIISQRQAAGSFCVEHRIHLRCELAYEKVFEITTQYADHPLLSMISLMDHTPGQRQFVRLDKFKEYYMGKHGVTSEQMAEFILTRQQQQEIYAQKNRRDLVELSKAKGISLASHDDATLEHVQEAVQDGVVLSEFPTTLEAAKAAHNCGLQVLMGAPNLVLGGSHSGNVSAMELVLHNLVDVISSDYVPQSLLQSIFIIANKTGKPIYEAMQLATSNPAKAIDIFPDRGSLEVGKRADLITIHDDGIVPRLNTTICQGHRVA